The following proteins are co-located in the Clostridia bacterium genome:
- a CDS encoding IS256 family transposase, with the protein MDEKFDLNEALEAIKAGAKIEGKDGVLAPLIKQLTEAALEAELESHLSTEIKNRKNGKSSKTMKSSVGEFDLDVPRDRNGSFEPQLVKKHQTHMSDQIEQKILSLYALGNSYSQISEHIEDFYGVSFSKATISAVTDKVIPLLKEWQQRPLESIYPFVWLDAIHYKIKENGKYVSKAVYTILGVKLDGKKEILGLYLSENEGANFWLQVLTDLNNRGVEDILIASVDGLKGFPEAINAIYPNTEVQLCIVHQIRNSLKYVASKNQKEFMKDLKLVYQAISKEAAELELERLEEKWGAKYPIVIQSWRNKWENLSHYFKYPEDIRRIIYTTNIIESVHRQFRKLTKTKGAFPNENSLLKLLYMGIQNAQNKWTMPMRNWSLTVSQLAIFFEGRLDKALEL; encoded by the coding sequence ATGGACGAGAAGTTCGATTTAAATGAAGCCCTTGAGGCGATCAAGGCAGGTGCAAAAATAGAAGGTAAAGATGGAGTACTTGCTCCGCTTATCAAACAACTTACTGAGGCAGCTCTTGAAGCAGAGCTTGAATCCCACCTATCTACAGAGATAAAGAACCGCAAGAACGGTAAATCCTCCAAGACCATGAAAAGCAGTGTCGGTGAGTTCGATCTGGATGTACCAAGAGACCGTAACGGTTCTTTCGAACCACAGCTGGTCAAGAAACATCAAACCCATATGTCAGATCAGATAGAACAGAAAATACTCTCCCTGTATGCATTGGGAAACAGCTACAGTCAGATATCTGAACATATTGAAGACTTCTATGGCGTATCCTTCTCCAAGGCAACAATCAGTGCAGTAACTGATAAAGTGATACCTTTACTCAAAGAGTGGCAGCAAAGACCACTGGAAAGTATCTATCCATTTGTATGGCTTGATGCCATACACTATAAGATCAAAGAGAATGGCAAATATGTTTCCAAGGCTGTTTATACCATTTTAGGTGTAAAACTTGATGGGAAGAAAGAGATATTGGGACTTTATCTCTCAGAGAATGAAGGAGCAAACTTCTGGCTTCAAGTGCTTACCGATCTCAATAACCGAGGAGTAGAAGATATCCTCATTGCATCAGTCGATGGTCTTAAAGGATTTCCTGAAGCGATCAATGCTATCTATCCAAATACAGAGGTTCAACTCTGTATCGTACATCAGATCAGAAACTCACTCAAATATGTAGCGTCAAAGAACCAGAAAGAGTTTATGAAAGATCTCAAACTTGTCTATCAGGCAATCTCCAAAGAAGCTGCTGAACTTGAACTGGAAAGACTTGAAGAGAAGTGGGGAGCCAAATATCCAATCGTGATACAATCCTGGAGAAATAAGTGGGAGAACCTCTCTCACTACTTCAAATATCCAGAAGATATCAGACGTATTATCTATACAACCAATATCATTGAATCTGTGCATAGACAGTTTAGAAAACTGACCAAAACCAAAGGTGCCTTTCCTAATGAGAATAGCCTTCTAAAACTGCTTTATATGGGAATCCAGAATGCGCAGAATAAATGGACGATGCCTATGAGAAACTGGAGCCTGACAGTCTCTCAATTGGCTATCTTCTTTGAGGGTAGATTGGATAAGGCTCTGGAGTTGTGA
- a CDS encoding tetratricopeptide repeat protein, producing the protein MNIIFNGILNLFKIFVFSIIFLHSNTYANSEEISRESSAKVAYDYAVEYANSANTVHEYKKIVELYIKASELGSAKASRDLGSMYQYGHWVSRDNQKAYEWYKKAAQQGDQYSKDKLLIEFKKEILEESRLKKDSEKNIEDKSWGWEVWIGIVIAVVFWFITVPVGIGYFVYQYDPLLGVLSGILTFLFIYFKFLRGCTGEKCPECKKCCTNVIKKELIGQHYKHETKTGEPDKRYKENPLYSTYRYSYQCENNDCGEKFIVDKDEVT; encoded by the coding sequence ATGAATATAATATTTAATGGAATCCTTAATTTATTTAAGATTTTTGTATTTTCTATTATTTTTTTACATAGTAATACATATGCTAATAGTGAAGAGATATCTAGAGAAAGTAGTGCAAAGGTTGCCTATGATTACGCTGTAGAATACGCAAATAGTGCTAATACCGTACATGAATACAAAAAGATTGTAGAGTTATATATTAAAGCCTCAGAACTAGGAAGTGCTAAGGCTTCGCGTGATCTTGGTAGTATGTATCAGTATGGACATTGGGTGAGTCGTGATAATCAAAAAGCCTATGAGTGGTATAAAAAAGCAGCACAACAAGGTGATCAATATTCAAAAGATAAACTACTTATTGAATTTAAAAAGGAAATATTAGAAGAATCAAGATTAAAAAAAGATTCTGAAAAAAATATTGAAGATAAATCTTGGGGTTGGGAAGTTTGGATTGGTATTGTAATTGCCGTAGTTTTTTGGTTTATTACGGTTCCAGTAGGTATTGGTTATTTTGTATATCAATATGATCCATTATTAGGTGTTTTGAGTGGAATACTCACATTCTTATTTATTTATTTTAAATTCCTTCGAGGATGCACCGGTGAAAAATGTCCAGAATGTAAGAAATGTTGTACTAATGTAATAAAAAAAGAATTAATTGGTCAACATTATAAGCATGAAACAAAAACTGGAGAACCTGATAAAAGATATAAAGAGAACCCCTTATATTCAACATATAGATATTCATATCAATGTGAAAATAATGATTGTGGTGAAAAATTCATAGTTGACAAGGATGAAGTCACATGA